The Lycium barbarum isolate Lr01 chromosome 11, ASM1917538v2, whole genome shotgun sequence genome contains the following window.
TGAACAAACTTCTTGTTGGAAATAAGTGTGATCTCACAGCACAAAAGGTAGTTTCCACAGAGACAGCTCAGGCTTTTGCTGATGAAATTGGCATACCTTTCATGGAAACAAGTGCAAAAAGTGCCACTAATGTAGAACAAGCTTTCATGGCTATGGCTGCTTCAATCAAGAACAGAATGGCAAGCCAACCGGCAAGAGCGGTTGCTGTTCATCTTGAAAGGACGAAGCTCTGTTGCCTTGATGATGATTCTGATGTGGAGCTGTGGTGAAGCTGGCACGCAACAACACAAAGTACCACTTAACAAGCCTAGCCACAACAGACAAGAATGGACATcgtgaaaaagagaaaaaaggaacAACAGATAGTGCATGGTGCACTCACAAAACATAACTTCTTTTTAGAATATTTAGCATGtgtttgtattaaaaaaaaaaaaaaattaccaaaaaGTAGAATAAGAAAATTCAGCAGAGAAACCTCTTAACAGACAAATGTAATCATGGAGAGTTTATTTATGTTAACTATTCAGTAAGagatttttattttactttaaccGTAAATGGGCTTGGGGAACATGGGCTAGACTTTTCTCTTGGAATGGTCCTAAATTATGAAGAAGTTAAAAAATAGATAAAGGTtaattaacatatataaatattaacatatataaatatatataatattttaaatatgtacatatttatcggttcggttcggtttagtTCGGTTTTTTTATGagtaacaccaaaccaaaccaaatgttatcggtttttaaaaatctaaaaccaaaccaaaccaaaccgagcCGGTTTTCGGTTTATTAAATCGGTTTGACTTGGTTTATCGGTTCGGATCGGTTTTTCGGTCTCGTTTGAACACCCCTATGGAACAAATCAAGAAAACGTTGTTGAAATTTGAAGAATTGACAAGTGGAACTCAAGAAATAATTCATCGAGTTCAAAAAATTGTTGAAATTTAAACTTCATGAATCGTTTCTTGGTTTTGAATCTTTATAAGATCAAAACCGAAGAGCGATTTATGGTGTTCAACCCTTTATAAGCTCTTCCGTGTTTTAAGCATGAGTATTTTGTCCATATTTATTTTCGAGTTAAAGTATAGTTATTTTTCTATCACCTCTCAAACAGTAGCTAAAACTCAATGGCCCAGGATGAATCATTAGACAAATCAGCCGTTGTTACTAAAAGCCCAATGGGCCAGCCGGATGATTCAGGTTGCAGCTCATAACCCAAGATTAAAAAAGGGAGAATGACGTATATATACATACGAATAgggtatatttaaaaaatatgacgatacttttcagtttatAAAACATAACGATAAATTTGTTTTCCAGATCTGATATATTTTGTAATTTTattggtatattttgtaaataaggaaaaatatccttatgttttgtaatatagagtgtTAAGCAGTATTATTATGTTATTTTCCCATTAAAAAATAGAGTCATAATGATAAGCTCAAAAATAACTTTGGGGAAATTTCAATAATGTACAATCTAGCATACAAAATTACAGTAgctatatttttaaattaaacccTGGATAGCCACTTTTTCAcaaatatacaacaatatacaactaTATACTTCTGGAGTAtacaatgtatcaaccttgtataaaagtgtataataatgtttaagaggtgtttatatccaagaaaattcaattgtatacaacaatataaaacattttttttaattgtagtGAGGGTACAAATATACAACAGGCTTTTGAAGAAGAGGGTACAAATTGAGCCATTTCTGGTAATTTTACAAACATGGGCTATTTTGGGTAATTATTTTTCCTAAACAGTCATAAGAGTTATTTTCCCAATAACTTTTTATACTAAGATTTAGAATCCTTACACAAATAGCACTGTTTGTTTTTCTAACTGACATACATAGAttttatatgaaaaaattatgCGATGTGAAAAACATTTAGGTTGTATTTACGGTACATAGTTATAGTTAAAAAAAATTACGAAATGTACCTACATTTTGACTTAAATACACGATACACATGTGTAACTGTGATAAAGTATGCACTGATATAGCGTTTTCGTGCGATTTCAGCTGATACATTATTTGTTGATACCCGCAATTTCAGCTAATCCAGCGAACTGTATGCGCTGATACAACTAATACCCGCGATAACGCGGTAATACAACTCTAAACTATAGTTATTGGATGCAAAATTGTAGCTACATTTCGTAAATACACAAACTGTTTCGTAGTTACTCTCTAAACTAGAGTTATTTATGAAAGGAGTTACCGTGACCAACGGATTTTAATGACTTTTCATAGCAAAATTTAGTCGAGTCTACAGCATCATTGCAGATTGTGGATCAAGAAATGTTATCTGAACGTTCAACAAAATCAACTTGATGTACAACACATTACTCCACTTCTCCCCTATATAAATATCACATATCACACAATGACGGATATAATCAAACCACACACAACCAATAATTCAAATTCAACTCAATCAAGATATTTGCCCAGGTCCTATCCTCTATAAAAAAAATTGCTCACTACTTGTTTAATTAAGCAGCATGTTTTTAGGAGTTGGCTTGGGAACCACCAAGAAGAAGCATGGAACTCAATAAGAATATGAGATAAAACAGGGCATCACAATGGCGGGGTTATGATTTCGAGTTTATGAATTCTAAAATTCTAGAAAAATAAGTTTATTGGatttgtgataaaaaaaaaattatatgtattaagTGAATTTTTGTAACATAAATACAAAGTTTGTGCCAAAACTATTGAATTATGCCGAAAGCGTCAGCGGAATGTTATCTCCACCCCCAATGACAATAAGAATGTCAAGATGCATGAATGAAGAGGCTTCCCAAAAGATATATactaaattgtgatggaaatgtCAATTATGTAGACAAGAGTGTCATTTGAAAAGATACTTTTCTTTTGTTGTGgtttaccattctagtattcaaacaTACTCGTTCAATTAATTCAAATTACGTGTCCTTCGAATTCATGTTGCGCATGATCAATTAAAGGAGATCAATTAAAGGAGAAGTGCTTCCTATCGAGAATATTTGGTTTAACGTCAGTGATAGTTGTTACAATTACATCGTATTTTAGTTTATAAAAGTACCAGATAACACAAAAAATTGAAATGCTACAAGATTGGTTTGGCAAAGCAAATGTCACATGATATTGTTAAACTACCTGGAACAAGCAAGCACCAATGGTGTAAAAATATTTACGATATAATCATGTCATTTATTAGGTTATTATAGTAAATCTCTTGATAAACATTAATTAGCTTAAAATGCTTACTAAAAAACATACTCCCtttgttcacttttatttgtccacaATAAATTTTGCATTCCCTTTAAATATAATGTCCATACATTAAGGGACTTTGGGAAATGATCTGATTTGGGGAATGAGAATTAATGTGAaggtaaaacaagaaaataatttgttTTTGTCTTGATATGTTAAGGTGTATGGacatgtaaaaataaaattttatttttaatatagcgAATAAATAAAAAGGAGTgctatataattttatttttaatatagtaaACAAATAATCTTATTGAGTCACTGACCGGAAGATGTATGCATATTGAGTCACTGACCAATTGCTCATTTAATTTTATGTCCATCTCTCTTTTTATCTACTACAATTAATTATTTGTACATCTTTTATTGCAGTTTATCCCAATAAAAATAATACCCTCAGTTTTAATTTATGAAATTTTTTTCAGAGTATGATGATCAAAATTTTATAATTTTGACGAGTAAATTTTGACGTAGATTTTCAAGTTTGTAACAATAAAATTTGTATATTTAGAATTTGTATATATGAAACTAAAAAATTatctttttgaaaatattttgatagAGTTTCTCATGAGTCAATCGATGTATCAGCTCAATTTTTTTGGCTGAATTGAGCTGTTCAAAATGGGTTGAGTCAATAAATAAACAGTTCACGGATCCACCCAAATGTGAAAGGGTTGGACAGAAAGTTTTTGCACGGATTTCCGTTCAaacgcactggtctttaatttttgtccctcataaatgtggtctttaatttttgctcatgatgcttatttaatgaaaatattcaGACTTTGTTTTGCTCAGCATAAGTTCTGTAACTTTTGTATCTCGGAAACTGAACTTTTGTCTCGCTCGGCACAAGttctgtaggaattaagttatgcgacataagttgtgtagtatttttcaaattatattgagtgttgaaagttttgtcTTTTTCGGCATAACTTGTGTGaatgttatgatacatatgccgaAATTAAATGTAACTTCGCCGACCGAAATCTAAGCTTATGCCATTTATCAaattatgttgagtgttgaaagttttaTCTTGTCCGGCATAGCTTGTGGTATGTTACGATACATATGCCGAAGCTAAACATAAAATTTGCAGAGCGAAATCTAAATTATACCGCGCCAAAAGTGttgaaggacaaaagttaaagactaaAAATTTGAGGAGGCGGAATTAAAGATCACCCTGAAATAGGGCCTTTGTTCGAATGACTCATTCGATGGTCATCTTTTTATGGGCTAATTTTATCTATCCCTaaatttcaatatatatatatatatatatatgcacaagcTAAGACACACAAATTTGCCTTTTGTAATACCCCGTGTCTCACAAGCCATAACATGTAGATTTGCCTAGTCCTATAGCTCAAAGTTTTTGCAATTTCACTTATTTTCAATTGTGTCGAAATTCACCCCAACTCCTGCGGTCCCAAATACCAGGTGTGTCTcaaaacgagaatatatatatatatatatatatatatatattcagtgaAGCTATATGGCAAACTGACCAGAAAAGAAAACCGCACAACACACACACAACAAATTTATCAAAACAAAGCCCCAAAAGAGGAAAaaggaaaaggagaaaaaagaaaagcaCAACCATTGCAGCAATTAATTATCAAAACATtagcctgtttgaccaagcttctaaaaacagcttattttaaaaagtatttttttcaaaagtacttttcaaaaaattaCTTTTGGCTAAAAGTAGTTTGTGTTTgtccaattaatttaaaaaatacttctgagtagcaattagtgtttggccaagctttcaaAAAGTGCTTAtctgtgtatttttctcaaaagtatttttcaaaaaagtgttgtaacaccccgtatcttagaacaaaGGTTAGACTTATATCATTAGAGTTTAGCAGAGAATTTGAAAGTTTGtgcgttttgcgaaaatggtcaaCAGGCCTACTTCGAGCACCCATAACCCCTTGATTTATTGAGAATTTGAGacaacttaaaacatgaaagttgtagccctttggaatatctttccaacggtatcttatggaACTCAAACGAAGCCctgtgctaagagttatgcctgTATTACTATCACTGGTTGGAgtagaattttcagattttgagttacgtttttagccttttcctactcaaattgggactccttattttattattgtatgaagtaaaaacgtccctaacactactctaaaccctaagagactattcttttctctctacctccataTCTAAAGAATCTATGCACTCCAATCCTTCAAGAACCGCAAGAAAATCATTCTTGCtatcaagaaaccttcaagagtTGGTTTGACAATCTTGTTTCTTGAGGTTTCCTCTAAGGTAAATCATTCAATCAAGAACCTCTGAATTATACAAGGTTACATAGTTTCTAAAcactagaataaatccatccacCCCGGTACCTataaaatcaagagttgtaaagaGTTAGAGAAACCCCTAGTATTTTTTATGTTGACTTTCACTCCAACCATCCATATTTAATTGGTATTTCCCgataatctaaccgttggatcaaACCCCAATTTTAATTGAGTGTTCATAACAACTAAGTCTAAAATATTAACGGTGGAGATTGGATTTGGAGTTCCGGAGCAGTACTCTTTGAGCCACGAACAAtagctacgaaaatcagtgaaaatcctctcaaggtttccaaattcaaagcttttggaattcttcttaaatgattcagacttttcttcaagttttggagcgattaaggtatgtagagttactatctacgtgtgggaacatcattgttcttccccacgcctcctaatccataaagtatgaaactttataaaactagggtttctattctatactatgctcatgataaccctaggtccatgtctatgactatattatgGTTGAATTGATATTATTccatcattgtgttcttgatactcattatgattattgagaatctgtctgtaatccatgaaaacccatattttatattccatgggttcttgcatgcatgtttttgactaagaatgattattttatgaatatcctacatgtctacaagttttcatgcaactatattatataattattttcatgctatgatacaagatacatacatgctaaatacaagttatttcatgaaaccatagttacaagttatttcatgaaaccatgtttacaagttatttcatggaaccatgtttacaagctatttcgtgaaatcatgattacaagtcaagtacaagttaattcacgaaaatcatgggcttcttagccaattatatcatgttcatgtttttgggagttgctttaattaccgaggagggcttcagatagcctgaaactacgtagccaccgtaggatgaggatcgctccacccatgtcccggacgatctttCTTAATGACTGGatcttttcatattttattaaatctcatgttccctggcaaggattgagtgttctgctggcgggacgcaagcaccagaccatggatcggttataagttattgctctccctacttatgatatttttaccatgtttaatatatatgtatgtattcatgttcatgaccaggtttcagttcttatcatgttattccatgtcccatgttatttctttcagttgctttacataccagtacattcaatgtgctgacgtcctctattattgcccgggggcctgcatttcacgatgcaggtacgtaaTTACAGGACGCCGCATTTGTtcagtaggatttgctcgtatcagctcattggtgagcccgatctcattcggggtttagtcagttatctttattttactagtcatgcatttaaaggtatgttggggggccttgtcccagcaagtacgttttcCAGTCAAGATTCACGATTAGAGGTTACATAGACTAGTCATTTTAAttatgttagacatgcaaggtgtttagccatctttggctcaactcatattatttctgcatttatgatttaaacaagtatttcattaaattattatgacatctcatgttttataaaagctcatcacgttcatgctatatttccgctcatgtatgcctcatgatgattcagcaagccatgtggttcgctcggtcacatgcagtatggcaccgagtgccgtgtttcgcccaggccatggttcggggcgtgacaagtgcttttgggcaaaacctatttttttaagcttctgaaaactgcttctgctactccccaaaagtacttattttctcccaaaagcttggtcaaacacctcactttttttaaaataagcacttattgaaaaaat
Protein-coding sequences here:
- the LOC132620270 gene encoding uncharacterized protein LOC132620270, with translation MKRKGNGEEPDPADAIHYQNYAVIKLLEKHGAKPPLSLLFHSSYCSGKKLLFYIVLRAACDNVNKLLVGNKCDLTAQKVVSTETAQAFADEIGIPFMETSAKSATNVEQAFMAMAASIKNRMASQPARAVAVHLERTKLCCLDDDSDVELW